In Corylus avellana chromosome ca8, CavTom2PMs-1.0, the genomic stretch GAGAAACTCATCTGCAACAGAGAGATATCTACAAGAATGCACATGGGTCAGTAATTCATCTTCGACAAGTAGGCAGAAGTCTAAACAATAACGACCACCATAATCACATTATCCAGCTTTTGTTTACACCTATGAGCTGTGTCGCCTGAAACAACATAACACTTGCATCAGTGCCCGCAAGTCATGCAATTTGATAATTTACAAGCCCAATAGCAGTCGAAAACCCAATTTCTTCCATCAAAAGATAAGTATGGTCCATGGGGGAAGAAAAGACCGCTTGCTAGCTCAATTGGATTTATggtaatttcattaaaaaacagAGGTTGGCTTATAATCCCTAGATGGCaagccaagaagaaaaaaacttagACATTAtctaaaagaaaggaagaaaaaaaaacacattagaCCTGTGGCCATATAATCGAAAAGCACATCTAGAAGATATAATACCACTCAATGGCTGCTGGTGCACATAGTTTGGTAGCTTTGGCAAGTTGGCTGTTCAAGGTGTAAACCACTAGATTTATGAGGTggacatagttttttttttttttgataagtatttaaCATGCAGAAGATCTTAAGTCTTCCCCCTTAACCTCTCGGGCAAAACTGCTAATTTGAGGTGGAGCTAGTTAACGGTACCGCTCTTAGTCTTACTGCAAAAGTGATGCAATGCTATCGCAGCAACAGTAGAACAAGTGGAAAGGTACCGACTATCATGGACACAACATATATAACACAATGCAAATTGAAATTGTTTGGCACCCAGCGTTTTCCAAATTTGTGAAGAACTATATTACATAGAAGACAGTCAATGTGGTGCTGACACAGGTCAAACACAGATATCAAATGGATAAACTCCAAAAGAATGGAATAACAGGGGGAAGACTGATAATAGGAGGTGAATATATGGAAGCATTTAATTATGTGAATAAACAACTTTACATGCAAAGTATAAACCCATATGTAAAAGACGGTAGAAATTGTACAAAAATTATAACCCCATATTTAAAAGATGATACAGATTGTACAAAAAGATATAAGTTGAAAGATTATAATATTCAACTTCTGTTAAAACAGTGTAGTGACGAGGAAACATACAACTGATGATAAACCCTACCAAAGGACTCTGCTCCAACTCATTCATCATGTTAGTGTGAAACTACTAACAGCAGGCGAATACCCCAACACCTCCAAGAGAGCCAAGCTACAGTAAGAACAAAATTGCGTGCCCATTAAAAAGTGTGTTCGCTCATCCAACtaaaaataaaggggaaaaaagtaaccaaaaaaatatttcttgcaCATAAATAACATATTAACAACTCTTCAGAAGCCAGAACATTTTTCAGCTATATATGAAAGGGATAATTAGATCATCTTCCCCTAAAAGATCCCTCTAATTCATATAAGAGATTATTAGAAGAAATTCCTGTACGTGAATTTACAAAAATGAATCTCAAAGGGTCAACAAAATGTAACTGTGCACAAAAACCAACTGAACAGAATTTCAATTATTGCATCATTCCCTTTCACCAGCTATGGCAAACCATAACAAATATACAAATTGCACACGGTGGTACAATCTGGCCCATTCAAGGCCCAAAGTAGCCACATGCTATTTGGTCAATGTATTTGCTAATTAGCTGGAATGAGTAGCTTTCTTATCTCTTACTATTAGTTAATTCTTCAGCGCTAAATTTTACAGAAGAAGAATTACATCAACTTGTATAAATATAACAAAGAACTTGGGCCATGGGTCAGCTCACCCAAATTTGTAGCAAAAGCAACTAGCCAACATCACCAGAAACACCTTCTATGCCTCACTACGGCAATAAAATTCCAAAAGAATCTCCTGAGTACATGCCATGATGCCTACATGACCATGGGAACTTTCTGTGCCCCATTAGAGCACTAAAATTCCAGCTGAGTCTGTTTAAGTGTATGCCATGATGCATAACATGCAACCAACAATACAAATTCTCCGCAGCAGGAAATTTCTGCAATGATGCATTCAGCCACCAATCAGCACATGGTCAGATTATTTCAAGTATCAAGAGTTCTCCAGAGGCATAAATGTAGCATCTTCACTGCTAAACACATTTTCTCAACTAAACTTTTAAAACATAAGGGCCAATGATTAAAATGACATGCAGCAGCACATAATGAAGTAAGATGCACTTGAATAGATAATAAATTGAGGACTACGAAAGCATACCTACGGCAAGATCATAGCCAACTCAACATTATCAGaaccaaaatccaaaagaatGGCCTGCAAAATCACTGAATCACGGGTAAGAGTTAAAACCATGAATCTTAGCACAAAACCTACTTTAAGAAACTATTAAGCACAGTACATACCAGGATTGGCAACTCAAACAATTTCCTAATTCATTGATCTACGGCAcctgaaagaaagagaaattttttaaaataagtacaGCACAAGAGTTGTATGCCCAAATAACTACAAATTTTAGATTCTCTGACATCTCACTACAATCGGCATCAATAGCCTTGTAAGATTTATATTGTGAAGAAATTTACATTACAGTAACCCTTGTTTAGTAGCAACCAAAGCCTTCAAGAATGATGCACAGTAAAGCACACAAtaagagaaaatattaaatcatactTCCTAGAACCGCAGTTGCAGGGGATTTTTTTCTCCTCCAAAGGAAACTTGTAATTGTAAGTAATTTCTTCACCAGCAGCTATATGCCGTTTTGCATaaatgaaaatctttttttgtcCTTCAACAGTTATGACCTTGGTGTAGCAGTTAGGCTGAAAAGCATATAACTCAAAATATGAGggaaataaatcattttttatttgataaaataaattcacAGATATTTTACAAAAGATACCTCACAAGAATGGTTTATAAATCTAGCAATTCCGCCACGCTTTGTAGCATCAACCTAGACATGTTTAAAAGAGAATTTATCAGACAAAGGCCACAAACGCACAAGCccatttaaattataatatcaaataatataaaagaatgtaacataataattcaattaaaaaacagCAAAAAAGGTGCTTTAGAAAATCTTTACATAATTAAACATGTACTTTCATGTCAAAAATAATCCGTACAGGTTCAGGGCCAGCAACATTTATTTAAACCATGGGCTCAACCACCTCAATTTAATAGGTCATAAAGTCAACATATACTCAGCAAGCAAAGCTCAAAATATACCAACAGACGGTCCCCGACCATGGAGAGGTCTTTCTTGAAAGCttttgaagataaaaaattagtttGTTCGAAGCtaaaacacctttttttttcctgtgttTCTTTGTGCAAGTGTTTTAGCAGGCTGTTTAcactttttttccttctttttttcagCATGGGGATCAGAAGCTTAAGGCACACATTGGCACAATAATTCCAGCTACTGCGTGCCATATATAAAGTACCCTAAACAAGCACATTGAGCTCAACACAAGAATCATTATTGCTATACTAACCACATAACCATCATCAAGTCTAAAAAGATAACTGCTGCCAATTCCCATCTTCTCATAATGACGTTCACGTATATCAGATATCTGCGAAATCAAGGAACTTAGGTTAGCCAGTGAATAAGTTAAAAATTGCTTAAGGCATTCTATAGAAAAGTAAGGCGAATAGTAATTGAAAACATAATGTCAAATCTACCCTGGGACGAATTAGTTCTCCGACATATTCAATGACAAAGTCATCTGCCTCAATTGCCTCTAGGGCAACAAGACCCCAATCATGTATCTTGCTGCGCTGGAACCGTAGGCGCTTCTTCCTTGCCTGGCAAGCAACAACAGACGCTTAATAATGATCAAAGGTGGTAAAAAATTCCAAGAAAATTAATTCTTAAATCACCTTTAATTGAGTGGATTTCAAAAGGTCAGCACCCTCCACAGCAGCAAGAAGATTGCGCAGCTTCACCCTGTTTGTTCTTGCTGAAAGACCCTTACCATTTGACCACTGAGAAGCGTTCACCTCAGGACCAAAATACTTGGTATGAACAGACTGAACTCCCCTCACACGAGCTCTTTCAGCAGGGCTTGCACTCAGCGACCATCTATGCCATTCCCAGCCATTAATTGATGACCGAGCACAACCATCAGATCTAGGGCAGGGCTTTAATGTCCTGGATTTACTGGACTTGGTCTTTTGTACTGCAACCTCTCTACATGCTGCTTGTTTGGCAGCTCCCTCAGCGGCTTTTGAAACCTTAGTGGGACGCGTCGATGGCACACTATCCATTAGAtgctttctttttatctttgaCACTCTAGTTGCTGTACAAATGAACAGAAATCCTTAAAATGCCTAGGATTATGCATAAACTTCTAAGTTTATGGGGAAACATGCATGTCAAGTCAGACAAAtgagtaataatataaggatGACTAGAAttctctcaaatgtgatgtagcatttaaaatcaccaatagatcaaaattcaacaatgatcatctcaaattcaatggtgattttaaaagtcacgtcatatttgggaggactctagtcctccttatatcagtACTCGAGATAAAGAtgaacaaaaatagaaaataagaacACTCTTGACACTTCagcatatttatttttggagCAATTACCACTAAACTCTTCCTGACTTGCAACGTCATGGCCATTGCGATCAACAAACTTCTCAATATCATTACAATTCTTAAATAAGGCCGAAGCTCTATCCCTGCTAGGTTTAGCAGCATCTTTTGAGACCTTATTATCTGATAAAATAGTTAATAGTGTTAATATCAGATAAATTCATAATCGTCAGAAACTTGAGGCTACCAAAATAAGTAATAAACAAAGTGACATACTTTGAACTGTACGAGCAACCTTCATTCCTTTTTGACCACTTGTCTTCTTGGTTGATGACCGATCACCAGGCAGACTACTTTTAATAATGACTCGTGCGGACTTAGCATTTACAGATAATTCAGTCCGGCTTTTATTTGGTCCCAGCTTTTTAGGGCTCACAACAGCAATTTGAACTTCTACAGTCTCAGACACGTCACCAGCAGCATGTTTCCTAGACTTTTCAGCAGATTGACCCCTTGCTCCAGCATCAAGTGGAACTGGATGCTGAGAAGATCCCAACTTTTTCCTTGGCAACTTTTTCTTGCGGAAATATGTATATTTTCCAATCACCTGGGGAACTTTCGAAGAGCCAGGACCATGAATGTGCTTGCCTATTAAAGTAGGAGAATCACCAGCATGTGATTTACTTGCATCGAATGCTCCTTCCTAAAATAAAGTACAAGCATCAGTCCGAAGTTACAGAAATTAGGATACTTCCAGCAAATAAACATGCATAGAGAGAGGGAACCAACAAAGGTAGTTGAACAGATGTGTAGGAGAACTTATAAACAAAACTTAGATTGATGAGTGTCACCTCATTGCCATCAGGTTCACAGGGGTTCTTTGAAGCATGCCATGATATAAGACACTGATGAAGAGAAGTATCAATGAACGAGGATTTCCATTCTCTAAGAACATCGTCATGCAACTTCTGCCGACACATTGCCATTGCAACATATTCTCCAATCTTGGGGATACATTCATCCGACTTCGAGGGTCGAAACTTACATATATGCGATGGAACAAGAGTTTTTGGATTATCTTCAAATCCAGGGGTTGGTGGCTCATCAATGTCTTTGTGATCAACTATATCATCAAGATGTGTGCACAAATCCTTAAACActttttccaacaaatttgaCATACAATTTTCAGATAAAGACTGATTAATGGGTTTTGCGGCTTGTGACAGATAATTGTTAGATGTTTCAGTTCCACCGGTCCTTAACTCATCACAAATGTCTGGAGAACCATATTCACTTGTATCAAGGCACTGAATGAGAGAATCAACAGTATTCTGCAGCAAAAGAAAGTTCCTTCAACACAAGGAAGATGACCACAAAcgcaacacacacacacacccactACCATTCAAATTGTAACAACATTGAGGTGGAGGGGGTTCGATTAATACAAGGGAAAACAAAGCCAAGTTACCTCATTCAATTTGTCATCCTCTCCAGAGTTGAAGGATTTCCCCAATCATACAAGGAAAATGACCACAAActcaacacacacacacccactACCATTAAAATTGTAACAACATTGGGGCAGAGGGGGTTCGAATAATACAAGGAAAAGCCAAGGTACCTCATTCAGTTTGTCATCCTCTCGAGAGTTGAAGGATTTCCTCACTTCCTCCTCCACAAAACTTTCAAGATATTCTGCCAAAGACACCTTCGCAGAAAAATGAAGCTCATCTTCTACACATTTTAAGATACATGTCATGTCTGAATATATATGATCAGTGGATAACGAGCATTTCTCTGTAGTTGAACTTCCACCTACAAGAGCTGACGAGGACATGATGGTTGTTGACTGGGCATGATCATCCGTAACCATTGCCGCCAGTTCAAAACCAGGAGGGCAATCAACATCACAGGCAGATTCTTTCCAGGGCAGCAACTgtaaaaccattaaaaaaaaattgtaatatgcACAACAAAAGCACtgcaaaaataagaaaaggaaCCTCAAGTATTCTAATTACATCTTCATCAGTTTGTGTTTCAGGCTTCTGGCCACGATCCCTAAATTCACCAACAGGTATCTTAAATTTTGGATAGCCTGACcaaacttttctctttctccaggCAGAGGTATACTCTGCTACAGTATCATAAAAGACAGCATTCCACATGACTTGCATGCAATAATCAAAGAGCATTCCACGAACAACTGTATAAGAACCCCAAAAGTTTTCAACGCTTCCAACAGATTTAGTGTTTGCTGGACATTTTGTTGAGGTTTTATCAATTCGTGTCTGGTAAGCATTAGAAATAGAGGCTGCAGCCTCACATGCAGACGAAGCACAATCCTTCATTTCCCCAGCAATTTCAGACTGCCAAAGcaaaacatattaaattatcaggTAAAATATAAGTTGCAGCATCAGTTTTCTCTTCAGCAATTGTATGCATTACCATTGTGCCATTCAAAGAGCAAGTTTGGGCAGCCTGATTAACCGAGTCAAGCTTAAGACGTCTTTGAGCTTTCTTTATAGTAACAAACTCTCCCATAACGTTGCTGATAATCTCATCTAGCACAACTCTACGAGCCGCTTTCATAATGCCAGAATGCAGTTGGGAAGAAACTCCTTCAGAAATTTCAGAAATGAAGCATAGCGAAGGGCTAGTCTCATTGGTTTTTGCAACAGATGTGGAGACAGTTTCATGTCCACCAGTATTCCATGCATTTATCATAGATAGCAAGGTTAAGGGTTTAAACTTATTTTCAATATGATATATCTGCAAAAAGAAGTCATCAAAGTACCATAGTGAGAAGCAACAAATAGAAGCATACTAAACAGGTAGCAAAAAATAGATCCAAGCAAACAAAAGACCATCAATACACCAGAAGATAGAAATCACTGACAAAATGAGTAACGCAttcaactctttttctttttaccccccaccccttctttttctctccgTTTTAGTAGAATTATCTAACTAATTAAGTCAAGCAGAAGGTTTTTATAGTAGGAGGGAGGTGAGGGATGTTTGTTGCCACAATTAGGCAGAGAGGTATAGTATGTTTCTCTTCATCCACATACTCTAGGCAATCAAATAACAACCTTCCATAACAATTTACCACTTTTTACTTTTCACCATAAGAATCTCCAACCTTTCATGAAAGGCATTGCAGTAGGCTAGGCCTGAAAGGAAATCTATCCCGAATATGACATGAGACAGAGCTGTTTAAAGATAATCCATGCCATAAAACAAATTGGCATAAGACACAACAGTTGGAAGCACTCAGTTCCAATAAAACACATCATCAACACTTCAAGGTTTTCCACTCCCAATAACATATAACCAGATTAGCGACCGGTTCAGTTTCACTTTTCAGGTATTCTTGCAAACAAACAAGTTAGATTACATTAATTAACCATTCAAAGGGCAATAATACTATATCATAGAAAACCCAATGGCCTCTGCAGTGAATGCAATCCCCTTACATCATGATATAATGAATTCATACTTTACCATTAATGAATCCGGGAAATATCCATAGTGATGCCAAGAATGTAGTTCTAAAAGAGAATGTGGCCCAAGTTTCTTCCCCTCATCATCCTCGTACAACCAACAAGACTCATCACCTGACTGGAATAGAAGatctaaattaatatatatatatatatatataccagcaAATTATTAAGATGTACTTCATCTGGTAGAACACAAATCAAAATGCCTTtcttggaaaaacaaaacaaaaatggctCAAAGAACCCAAA encodes the following:
- the LOC132189095 gene encoding histone-lysine N-methyltransferase ATXR7 isoform X1; protein product: MVSSTALLHELDSSFFSKKRLKVSNFEYQHQDSRICLGNHDDIASSMQPTAEGYSSHGCPDLGHVSPTCCNLDEKFVSSSAMEMNCQSNGNGSEIPQPCSSGGTSYQEKSYSTFVPPAFVSGWMYLNEQGQMCGPYIQQQLYEGLSTGFLPDELPVYPVVNGSLMNPVPLKYFKEFPDHVATGFAYLRMGTSSTTTSTNCLTSCPSVYSELQSVSQLPANSSYRSNRLMLNFDAVNITSYQLPSGDESCWLYEDDEGKKLGPHSLLELHSWHHYGYFPDSLMIYHIENKFKPLTLLSMINAWNTGGHETVSTSVAKTNETSPSLCFISEISEGVSSQLHSGIMKAARRVVLDEIISNVMGEFVTIKKAQRRLKLDSVNQAAQTCSLNGTMSEIAGEMKDCASSACEAAASISNAYQTRIDKTSTKCPANTKSVGSVENFWGSYTVVRGMLFDYCMQVMWNAVFYDTVAEYTSAWRKRKVWSGYPKFKIPVGEFRDRGQKPETQTDEDLLPWKESACDVDCPPGFELAAMVTDDHAQSTTIMSSSALVGGSSTTEKCSLSTDHIYSDMTCILKCVEDELHFSAKVSLAEYLESFVEEEVRKSFNSREDDKLNENTVDSLIQCLDTSEYGSPDICDELRTGGTETSNNYLSQAAKPINQSLSENCMSNLLEKVFKDLCTHLDDIVDHKDIDEPPTPGFEDNPKTLVPSHICKFRPSKSDECIPKIGEYVAMAMCRQKLHDDVLREWKSSFIDTSLHQCLISWHASKNPCEPDGNEEGAFDASKSHAGDSPTLIGKHIHGPGSSKVPQVIGKYTYFRKKKLPRKKLGSSQHPVPLDAGARGQSAEKSRKHAAGDVSETVEVQIAVVSPKKLGPNKSRTELSVNAKSARVIIKSSLPGDRSSTKKTSGQKGMKVARTVQNNKVSKDAAKPSRDRASALFKNCNDIEKFVDRNGHDVASQEEFSATRVSKIKRKHLMDSVPSTRPTKVSKAAEGAAKQAACREVAVQKTKSSKSRTLKPCPRSDGCARSSINGWEWHRWSLSASPAERARVRGVQSVHTKYFGPEVNASQWSNGKGLSARTNRVKLRNLLAAVEGADLLKSTQLKARKKRLRFQRSKIHDWGLVALEAIEADDFVIEYVGELIRPRISDIRERHYEKMGIGSSYLFRLDDGYVVDATKRGGIARFINHSCEPNCYTKVITVEGQKKIFIYAKRHIAAGEEITYNYKFPLEEKKIPCNCGSRKCRRSMN
- the LOC132189095 gene encoding histone-lysine N-methyltransferase ATXR7 isoform X2 → MVSSTALLHELDSSFFSKKRLKVSNFEYQHQDSRICLGNHDDIASSMQPTAEGCPDLGHVSPTCCNLDEKFVSSSAMEMNCQSNGNGSEIPQPCSSGGTSYQEKSYSTFVPPAFVSGWMYLNEQGQMCGPYIQQQLYEGLSTGFLPDELPVYPVVNGSLMNPVPLKYFKEFPDHVATGFAYLRMGTSSTTTSTNCLTSCPSVYSELQSVSQLPANSSYRSNRLMLNFDAVNITSYQLPSGDESCWLYEDDEGKKLGPHSLLELHSWHHYGYFPDSLMIYHIENKFKPLTLLSMINAWNTGGHETVSTSVAKTNETSPSLCFISEISEGVSSQLHSGIMKAARRVVLDEIISNVMGEFVTIKKAQRRLKLDSVNQAAQTCSLNGTMSEIAGEMKDCASSACEAAASISNAYQTRIDKTSTKCPANTKSVGSVENFWGSYTVVRGMLFDYCMQVMWNAVFYDTVAEYTSAWRKRKVWSGYPKFKIPVGEFRDRGQKPETQTDEDLLPWKESACDVDCPPGFELAAMVTDDHAQSTTIMSSSALVGGSSTTEKCSLSTDHIYSDMTCILKCVEDELHFSAKVSLAEYLESFVEEEVRKSFNSREDDKLNENTVDSLIQCLDTSEYGSPDICDELRTGGTETSNNYLSQAAKPINQSLSENCMSNLLEKVFKDLCTHLDDIVDHKDIDEPPTPGFEDNPKTLVPSHICKFRPSKSDECIPKIGEYVAMAMCRQKLHDDVLREWKSSFIDTSLHQCLISWHASKNPCEPDGNEEGAFDASKSHAGDSPTLIGKHIHGPGSSKVPQVIGKYTYFRKKKLPRKKLGSSQHPVPLDAGARGQSAEKSRKHAAGDVSETVEVQIAVVSPKKLGPNKSRTELSVNAKSARVIIKSSLPGDRSSTKKTSGQKGMKVARTVQNNKVSKDAAKPSRDRASALFKNCNDIEKFVDRNGHDVASQEEFSATRVSKIKRKHLMDSVPSTRPTKVSKAAEGAAKQAACREVAVQKTKSSKSRTLKPCPRSDGCARSSINGWEWHRWSLSASPAERARVRGVQSVHTKYFGPEVNASQWSNGKGLSARTNRVKLRNLLAAVEGADLLKSTQLKARKKRLRFQRSKIHDWGLVALEAIEADDFVIEYVGELIRPRISDIRERHYEKMGIGSSYLFRLDDGYVVDATKRGGIARFINHSCEPNCYTKVITVEGQKKIFIYAKRHIAAGEEITYNYKFPLEEKKIPCNCGSRKCRRSMN